Within Massilia endophytica, the genomic segment GCGCAGCGGCACGTCGACGCTACTCAAAATCCACGGCTCCATTCTCTCAACATTGGAGCCTCCCAGACTTCCGGCGCAGTTCAACCAGATTAAGACCAGTCAAGGCGTCACTACTCAAGAACAGAAAGACCGAAATTCGCAACCTTTGTCCGCAACGCCTCCAGCTGCTGCGGTCCATCTGCTATTACAAGGTCTGTTCGATCATACCTACCAAAAATCCGAACCCCAGCCCCGCAAAAATATACATCCATCAGTCGCTTCTCGCGCAAGCTATTCACGAAAATTTCCCTGAGCTCGGAAGTGGCCGTTTCGAACACTCGTAAGGGCCCAGAACGATTGCAGATTACGCCATCAACTGCAAGAGTTGAATAAAAATCCAGGAACCTCTGCTCTCCAACAAAATACTGCTCTAAGGCCCCAGCATCCAATGTTATCGAATAGTTCAGATACTGACAGTCATCAGCCTCAGGCTCACTCAGCCAGTGATCGAAGGTTGAAACATGGAAGTAAGAAATTCCAAGCGCATCAAGATCATCCTCGCCTAGATCAATATCAGGAAAATGCTTAGCAAACTCCTTCGCTAACGCGGTTTTCATTTCCGTTCCCCTCACTAAACGGTCCCAGGCGAGAACGCATCGAAGTACTTTCCGGGCCTATCCTCGAATATACCCACGACCCACGCTCGCTCGCCCGGTCCCTGATCCGACGGCACGTCAGCGAGCACTCTTACAACGTCGTCATGCTTGAACTTTGTCATACCAGCGATAGATTCGCAGGTGAGGATTTCCATCCGACGCGGTCACGCCGGGCCAATATGCGGGCTAACCTACCGGGATGGATCGGAAACGTTTCAGGGACGACGCTCGATTCAGGAATTTAGACGCGAATTCCCTATCGGGGATTGTCCCAAAGGCGATAATGCCGAAGCCTGTGTCTTCGTGTGGGTAAAAGATCAGCCCCCTACTTTTTGAAACAAGGAAACAATGCCCTCGAAGGCCGTAGACCAGCATACGCGCAAGGAGCAGTTGTCGAAGGACATCTTGTCCTATTTCGGAAACATAAATTGAAGCCAAGCTCTCAGTAACCTCTTCAATCGCCCGCGCGTAGGATGAGGACTCGTAGGCCGTACCAAAACGAGTACGGTAGCTAAAACGATGAAGCGCGTTGTGCAAGCACAAATAGTCCACCAATCTATGGTCTCGCTCGTCAAGCTTTGCGTCACCAAAGCGTCCCAACTCGTCCGTATTAGCATGGAGGGAACTGACCAATACCAAGCCGTCAATCTCTTCTCCAAACACATCGAAGAAAAGCGACACAGCAGCTTCTGCCATACCATCCACGTACTTGCCGGCACGTTCAAAATATCCCAGGAATCCAGGCGAGGTCGAGTAACTCTGCAAATTCACAGCGTTAGTTATGAGAAGTCTTATGTTCTGCATTTTCACGGGACACCTTAAAACTTCAAGATCCGACCATCTGAACCAAGTGTGATCTTGTCAGTGGGTCGGGGCGACTGACCCGGCCTGGAACCGACCTTCCATTCCCCGGCCTTGTCAGTGTGATTGGTGTTGCTGCGTTCAAAGATTTCGCCAGTTTTAGTGTTGCGGAATTTCGTGCCCTCAAACTTGCTAAAGTCCTCGGGATGGGAATCGGGAGTCCGAACTTTCTCGCCTATCTGAGACGAACTGGCCTTCTTATTTCGCTTCGGCTCATCATCGTTGTCGTTTCCATTGTTGGGGTCACCTGAAGCGCCCCCCGTGGCGCTACTTGCGCCAGCACTCGTCCCACTCAAGGCCTGGTCGAGCCTATTGGCAGCATACATGCCAAATGCCGTACCTGCCAGGGCACCACCGGCAACCAACGCACCGTTGGCAGGGACGCACCAGCCAACAGTAATGTAATCGCAAGCAGCGGCGACGGCCCCTCCGGCGGCACCGCCTACTACACGCCCCCCATTGACCAGGATGTTACGAGCAACGATCCGCGCGACAGGCTTGGCCACGCGAATGCCACTGTCAAGCTGACGCATCAGGTATTGATACTTTAGGCTTGCAATCCAACGCAGGTCTTCGTCCGAGATGGTGGTAGCAGGCCTTGTAATAGTAACCGTCTGCAGTGTCTCAAATCCAGATGGATCGGTAAGGTTCGTCGGATTATTCCAGACATAGCTGTACCGGTTATAACTTTGGCTGTGCGTCGGGTCCTGCAAGTACGGGTCGGCACTCATGAAGCGCGCCAGCAGCGGATCGTAGATGCGGCCATTCATGTGCACCAGGTCCACTTGGTCCAGCATCTCGTGGCCCGTGAAGCCCTTGTTGTCCACCACCCCATCCAGGCCCGCTGGCGTTTCGCTGGTGGTCAGGTTGCGGCGGCTGCCCCAGACATCGTAGGCCATCGACTCCTTCAGGTTGCCCGCTTCGTCAACAATCCCCGTCACACTGCCCAGGCGGTCCTTGAAGAACCAGTTCAGGCTCGTCACGCCATTGCGCTCGATCTCCACACCCAGGCCCATTGGCCAGTAGGTCTTGACTGTGGTCACACCGCCCTTCACTTCCGCTTCGAGTGCTCCGGCATAGTGGATCTCGGTGCCGTCGCTGCGCGTCTGGCGTACGCGCTGGCGGTCGGCGCCGTAGACGAAGTCGCTGTAAGCGCTGCCCTTGGTGGCCCGCTGCGGCATGTCGAAGCTGGTCCAGGTCCACGGCGTAGTGCGCCCCGGCGCCGTCAGCAGGTTGCCGTTGACGTCGTAGGTGAAGCCGCCCGCGTCAATGCTCGATACCGCGTGCGGGCGCACGCTGGCGGTGCCGGATTCCGGATAGCTGTAGGTGCCGACGCCACTCTTGCTGCGCACGTTGCCGATGTCGTCGTAGGTGTACACGCGTGGCTGGCTTTCCGACAGCATTTGGGCATTCTTCACGCGGTTCAGGCTGTCGTACTCGAAGGCCTCGAAGAACATGCTGCCCTGCCATTCCTGGCCGCGCGTGAGCACGTTGCCCAGCGGGTCATAGCCATAGGCGTCCTGCAGCAGGCGGGTTCCTTGCTTGCTCACTGTGTTGGAGAACAGGCGCCCGCTTTGCACGTTGTAGTTGCGCGCGAAGGTGGTGCCGTTGCCGAAGGCGCCATCCGTAACGCGGCCCTCTGCGTCGATGGCGGTGGCCTGCCAAAGCACCAATGCGCCGCGCTCGATGCGTTCCAGCTGCCCCGCGCCGTTGTAGCGGTAGTCGAACACCTTCGGCGTGCCGCTGCCGCGCTGATTCAGCCGCCGTGCGGTGCGGCCCCAGTTGTCGTACTGCACCTGGCTGATGTAAGCCGTGTCCAGGTAGCTCACCACGGTGTCGGGGCGTCCCAACAGATCGTAGCTGTGCTGCTGACGGAAGTCCTTGGTGCTGCCCGCCAGCGTATACGACTCCACAAGCTTGCCGCAGCTGTGATTGCTCTGGCAGCTCGCTTGGCTGTCGAGCTTGTCGTAGATCCAGCCCGCCGAATGGTCCTCGGCGATGCGGGTGGTCATGCGCCCAAGCTCATCGTAGGTCATACGGGTCGAGTTCTTTTCCGGCTCGCCCTTCGCGCGCTGTTTCGGGCTGATCCGGCGCCACACCTGGCCCAGGGCGTCCACGTCGAAGTGGATCCAGCCCAGGTCTGGGTCGCGCAGATCAGTCTTGTGGCCCAGCTTGTTGTACTCCATGGTGACGACATTGCGCAGCGGATCGGTGGTGCTGAGCAGGTTGCCGAAGGCATCGTAGCTGAAACTGGTTTGCTTACCGTAGGCGTCGCTTGCAATGACCAGGCGGCCCCATTCATCCTTCGCTTCGACCTTTTGCTGCTGCTTCGCATTGGTCTGCGTGACCGTCAGACCATGGTAGCTGGTGAGGGAAATGACATCGCCGCCCTCGTCCCGCGTTTTCACGCTGATTACGCGATCCAGATCATCGTAGGCGAATTCGCTGGCCAGCACTGCGCCTGCAGGCAGGCCTTCGGCCAGCAGCTCGCTGTCGGTAACGAACTTCGGCTTCCAGTGGCTCAGTACACGGCCCTGGTCATCGTACAGCGTGTCGGCTGCGATCTTCTGGCCGTTCATGCCCCACGTAGCGGTGCGAACCGGCTGGCCTGCAGCGTTCATATATGTGAGCTTGGGTACGGCCACACGCTCGAGGCCGCGCTTGAATTCCAGGATCTGCACGCTCGTGGCCTGTGGCGGACAGTTGGCATTGCAGCGCTTGTTGTAGGTCCACGTTTCGGTGCCGTCCACCGCGGTCGCACGGACCGGGCGGCCGAAACCATCAAAGGCGGCACTGCTTACCAGGCCGTTCACGTCGATGAGTTCGGTCAATGCGCCGTTGCGCGCGTCGAACTGCAGCGATTCCGTGTGGTTCAGGGCATTCTTGCGGATCGCCACGAAGCGGCCGTTCGGCGTGTAGGTTACCTCCGA encodes:
- a CDS encoding FG-GAP-like repeat-containing protein; this encodes MDRLCLDGQRLVLVNGDSNSHAAYWAADAEYRTEIETFARVRTVMVGGQRTFKVETRDGRTAYYGDTVDSYLQAVGRSDGQAHRWRVSRVTDRSGNYVSYYYSEHAEIGESNPMEIRWGGNSVNGQPHYAVARFTFEVKPDLRKSFVAGAPNFEAERLKQIATYVGIASDGSGGTLAQRYTLEYGSSLVSQRSLLNSIQACDSTLCLPATSFTYGTRSAATAGFVSLGGLRAGPNLVALGNNGTGSGYAKAPLDEIVVGDFNGDGKDDILERYRVDGNLNQQHLYESNADGQGWTVKTPFSGFVGKLAVMETGDFDGDGRVDVLVADWTAGSAASNWRMCWGKDFANGAFNCGTAIELPPDSWGTYLEAPAPMRMVRDFNADGRDDLFLRTGRPLTGPGRNYKCLSTGSGFNCQDVTGTLFNMGFGDEANGAHTAGSAFADMDGDGRIDRVDLGQCKRVALETGGTGWQCDVHADDPNRSYLVVGTSTEKGAVQYRSEWDPSADNRTAALAPPSTGTITADFNADGYTDLVYGRATFNSSGSPTFQGRLCLSKGNGDAECNPLPASATPGLDHLVLMVADFDGDGTPDVLRPGHDTWTTDNITSYQLCHIGAAGQMHSCEPWAGPVFYGVSGLQGVYGSGADQNYTRNRSMFLGDFDGDGRVDIATYTQGGNWEIFGSADVAKQGEALDKLVSVTNGLAYVEKAEYGRVNSALVYSPEPVAYNGPIAVQGKRTQPGESLVRAIHRSNGRGGWLDTEYAYRGNAMDPGRRAGLGFAQIEERDVQAGATTTSTFQQSFPYVGMALHTRTIDRNGTWLLDQNSSPAARGIVQANGTSTRFPYVDQEQLTRTDLDNAFLERTTVTSTYDDWGNPTLVTRNSYNSANSLVGSVTNTRVYDNDAASWRIGELRSNTESRSMAGSSQSRQSAYTYDGAGRLDTETVEPNDALLRVQTRYDRSGNPFGLVNRTILTWKDPAGTERTRTVSEVTYTPNGRFVAIRKNALNHTESLQFDARNGALTELIDVNGLVSSAAFDGFGRPVRATAVDGTETWTYNKRCNANCPPQATSVQILEFKRGLERVAVPKLTYMNAAGQPVRTATWGMNGQKIAADTLYDDQGRVLSHWKPKFVTDSELLAEGLPAGAVLASEFAYDDLDRVISVKTRDEGGDVISLTSYHGLTVTQTNAKQQQKVEAKDEWGRLVIASDAYGKQTSFSYDAFGNLLSTTDPLRNVVTMEYNKLGHKTDLRDPDLGWIHFDVDALGQVWRRISPKQRAKGEPEKNSTRMTYDELGRMTTRIAEDHSAGWIYDKLDSQASCQSNHSCGKLVESYTLAGSTKDFRQQHSYDLLGRPDTVVSYLDTAYISQVQYDNWGRTARRLNQRGSGTPKVFDYRYNGAGQLERIERGALVLWQATAIDAEGRVTDGAFGNGTTFARNYNVQSGRLFSNTVSKQGTRLLQDAYGYDPLGNVLTRGQEWQGSMFFEAFEYDSLNRVKNAQMLSESQPRVYTYDDIGNVRSKSGVGTYSYPESGTASVRPHAVSSIDAGGFTYDVNGNLLTAPGRTTPWTWTSFDMPQRATKGSAYSDFVYGADRQRVRQTRSDGTEIHYAGALEAEVKGGVTTVKTYWPMGLGVEIERNGVTSLNWFFKDRLGSVTGIVDEAGNLKESMAYDVWGSRRNLTTSETPAGLDGVVDNKGFTGHEMLDQVDLVHMNGRIYDPLLARFMSADPYLQDPTHSQSYNRYSYVWNNPTNLTDPSGFETLQTVTITRPATTISDEDLRWIASLKYQYLMRQLDSGIRVAKPVARIVARNILVNGGRVVGGAAGGAVAAACDYITVGWCVPANGALVAGGALAGTAFGMYAANRLDQALSGTSAGASSATGGASGDPNNGNDNDDEPKRNKKASSSQIGEKVRTPDSHPEDFSKFEGTKFRNTKTGEIFERSNTNHTDKAGEWKVGSRPGQSPRPTDKITLGSDGRILKF